DNA sequence from the Neomonachus schauinslandi chromosome 16, ASM220157v2, whole genome shotgun sequence genome:
CCCACCAGGGCCTGTGGCGATACTGTCTGGGCAACAAGTGCTACCTGCAGACAGAGAGCATCGGTAAGGCTCCGGGGCGGGGTCTGCGCCGGGCCTGGGGTGAGAGCCCCCCGCGGGGCACAACCTCACCACCTGTTCGGCTTGTGGAGAACTctgtggctcagagagggaaagggaccaGCCAAAGATTGCTCAGCACAGaagaggcagaactgggatttcaGGCTTTTTTTCTAGTACAATTACTCCTGGCACGGAGTCAGGTAGAGcggttgggggtggggctggggttgTCAGAATAGCCTTTCCTCAATATCGATGACGTATCAAGGACTCGGTTGGGTACTGTGGGATACAGAAGCGATACGGACCCTAAATTTGCTAAATACTGGATGGGAGTTTTTAAAACCTGCTGTGCGCCAGGCTTTgtaatatatatgtctatatgtacatgtctatatgtgtatatgtatatatgtgcatattataatatatgttgtaaaaatggagaaaaatagcTCTTCCAGCATAAGGTTCTTGCAAGCTACattataataatatgtattatatataagatGACATATATTATCTAATATACTATATATCTCTATGTATCTCTCtccatatgtatatacatatacatatgtacatacatacatatatacatatacatatgtacatacatacatatatacatatatgtggaaAGATACTcacatatattgtatattatatcataatatataatgtgcactatatattaataaatcaaTAATATACAATATGCATATAcagtaataaattaataatatacaatgtgtattatatattaataaattaataatatacattacatattttatatgtactaAATAGTGTAgtggtagtaataataataacgaCTGGCATTTATTGACTGTTATTGAGTCCTACATGCTATTCTAAGTGCTTGACGTGGACTAATGCCCTTGGTCTCCCAGCAACACTGAGAGCGGTGCCACTGTGTCTAGGAATAAAGCATGAGAGTTGCCCTCAAAAATCCAAACATTCTCTCCAGGGGGTTTTGGGAGGAGGAGCCAACCCTCCTGAGCCCCACGACCGGCCAGATTTCAGCCACTCCATCTCACTGAACCTGCCTGGGGAGAGGCAGCAGAATGCCCCTGTGCAGGACGGGTAAACCGAGGCAGGAAGCAGTGGAAAGACATGCCCCAGCCGCCAGCTCCCGAGCTCAGTCAGCCTCCTGACTTCATGCATGCCTTTCATTTCCGGAGGTCTCATTCGTCATGCTTCTACCATTTCTCCCGCTTCAGCCTGGGAAGGCCCCAAGGACAtcccctctgtcttctctctgttggggatggggggagaaggaggcatGATGGAGGTCTGCAAGTTCATTTGACCTCAAAACCGAAATCCTCAGGGACATACCTCACCCTGATTGACCGCTGGGTATCTGTTCAAGCAGCTGCCTCACCGTGCACATCAATTGTAACTTGTTCACCAGACTCCGAGCAGGAGACGTGAACTTGCAGGGGCCAAACCCAGCCGCAGACGCGTGTGTATAGCGTTTTTAAAGTTTCTTACGTCTCtgccagaatttaaaaatttggagATTTTAGGTATAAAAATCGGGACTTGTAGCTGTCTTTGAAAAATCCCGTTTTGCATCCCTCAAAGGTGGTCTCCCAGTCAGGGTCCCTCAGGAGACAGGTAGCACACCGTGATTTGAACAGGGAGAGTTTTCTCTGAAGATGGAGCTGAGAGGCAGTAATGGGTAACTGGGGATGGGACACGACAGCCCCCACCTCAGCCTGCTGGGGGACAGATAAGCTGCTCTTTTTTGCAGCTACAGGCAAGCCTCAGAGGCGTTTGCATTTTCCACTCCCACCTCACCACAACCAGGGGAAGGACATAGGTGAAAACATGCCCCATAAGTCCtccagacttttattttatttatttttttaagattttatttatttgacagagatacagcgagagagggaacacaagcagggggagtgggagagggagaagcaggcttcccgccgagcagggagcccgatgcggggctcgatcccaggaccccgggatcatgacctgagccgaaggcagacgcctaacgactgagccacccaggcgccccccagcagaCTTTTAAATACCCAGAGGCATCcgtagtttcctggggctgccatgacaaaggaccacagactgagtgactcccccacaacagaaatgtaccgtctcacagctctggaggctggaagtctaataACCAAGGTGTCCgcagagttggttccttctgaggctatGAGGGATAATCTGTTGCCTGCgtctctcccagcttctgctgGTGGTTGTCTGGCAATCTTTGGCACTCCTTGGCATGTCAATGCATCATCCtgatctctgtctccatcttcacatggtaCCCCCACCCTCCTAAATGTCTGTCTTTCTCCAAATTTCCCCATTTTGTGAGGATACTAAGTCATTTTGGATTAGGAATCCACTCTGCTCCAGtaggacctcatcttaacttccacatatgaatttgggggttgggggagagacaCCGTTCAACCCGTAACAACAGCCGTGGAGAAACAGCCAGCAATTTTTCTTACTGAGGTTCACACAAGACAAAAGAGTGCATTTTGCAAAGAtccagactttttatttttcagtggcGGGGTCCAGGCTCTGTCCCAGGTACACAGGTGTCATGGGTCCTCTGAGAGACAGAATAGCCAAGCAGTTAAGAACAAGGGCTTTGGTGCTTGGTTGTCAATGCCAGTCATAGTGCCAATTATGGGACCCTGAATAAATCACTCTACCTCTCTCGGCCTTAGTTTCTTCACACCTGaaaaatggggattaaaaataGTACATACAGCAAGATGAGATCATAACTATTATTCCCAGGGCATGTCCTAAAGGGCCAGCCCAGAGCCAAGCACAAGAGACAATGATTCTCAGTGCtccacattcattcactcagcatgTGCCCTGAGCACCCGCTATGCGCCAGGCGCCTGGTGCTAGAGATGCAGCAGTGAATGAGAAAGCAAGACCTTTGTCTTCACATAACTGAGCAACCAGCAGGGAAAGACAGacataaataagttaaaaataaataaataggtcatTTTCAGGTATGGGCAAGTGGTTATCAAGGAAATGAAAGGGAGTGGTGGGAGAGAGGGTAGGAAGTGATTAGCAGGAGGATAGCGGGGAATCAAcactcattcatcattcattcattcattcattcatccatccaccaaACATTTCTCCAGGCCTGTTTGCAAACCAAACTTGTGCTGAGGATGTTCTCCAGGTAGAATCCTGGCCTCAGGGAGCAATCAGGCTGGAAGGGGAAACAATCCAAAGAGCCACAGCCCAGAGCAGGGGATGAGGATGATACCTGAGGGGTGAAAGGGTACTTCCCAGAGGGGATTTGGGAGCTGGGCTGTGGAAGATGAATAGGAGCTTGCCAGGGGAAGAGAGCATTTGTTTGCAGAGGTGAAGGAGGAGGTGGGTCAGGGACGTGGAGAGAGGCAAGGCATCCCGGCCCTCAGGGGTAGCAGCTTTTGCCACTGAGGGCAGGGGTTGGCATGGGAGTGACCGTTCGGTGCTACCACAGCTTATTGGAATGCCACCCGGGCCTTCATGATCCTGTCCTCCCTGTGCGCGACATCGGGCATCATCATGGGCATCCTGGCCTTCGCTCAGCAGCCCACCTTCACCCGCCTCTCCCGGCCCTTCTCCGCGGGCATCATGTTTTTCGCCTCCAGTGAGTGGACCCACCttccctgtctccccaccccgACCCCTAGCGTCCCTGCCCATTTCCATCCCCAGTACCACTCTCATGGGGGGAGGGGTTCCTCCTCATTCTCAGCTCCATGGCCATCCTAGTCgcaccccaaccccaaccccaactCCAAGACTGGTTCTAATGCCTAATGCCAGCGTCTTCTCACATCAGCCGCCGTCCCGTGGCTTGGGGCCAGCACTAACCACTGCCCAGGTTTAAGGGCGTGATTCCTAACAAGGCTGCCCCTGCTTCAGTTGCAAGAGGGGTCCTCAGGTCATCTGCCATTTTGACCCCTGGCTACAGGTGGTTCAGGGGTCCCCAGGACCCAGCCAGTTTCAAAAATTTGCTAGAAGTCACAGAACTCAAGAGAGCATTCCACTTACAATTACAGATTTATTATAAAGGGCACACCTCAGCACCAGCTTTATCAAGAGATGCATAGGGTGAAGCCGGAGAGGGTCTTAAAGGCAGAGCTTCTGCATCCTCCCCGCATGGTGTCCCACTGAGCTGTTCATCAGCCAGGAAGCTCCTGCACACTTCAGTATCCGGAGTTCCTGCTGGAGTTTCATTGACTGAGTCGTTGACCCTGTGACTGAACTTAATCTCTAGCTTCCTTCCCAGGATACCAAGTGGCTTAAAGCCCCTACCGGCTGTTCTGTTCCCGTGGCTGGTCCTTCTGGTGACCAGGTCCTACCCACTGTCATCTCAGCTCATCAACATAAATCCAAGAGGCTCAACAATAACAAAGACACCCGTATTGATCAGGAAATTCTAAGGATTTAGCGTCTCCCTCCCAGGAACCAGAGCCCCAAACCAGCCCGTTCAAATTCTTTATTACACAGCACAGCCCcgtcccatccccaccccagccctactCCCGAGGCACCCTcacccttcccttcccactcCTACCCGGCCCTCTGCCTTCCTCAATCTCACCCCCACCCCGATCTGgaaaaccccacccccaccccttttcccacccacctccccccatctTCTCTCCCCAGCCTTTTTTGTCCTGTTGGCCTTGGCCATTTACACTGGAGTCACTCTGAGCTTCCTCGGTCGCCGCTTTGGGGACTGGCGCTTTTCCTGGTCTTACATCCTGGGCTGGGTGGCCTTGCTCATGACCTTCTTCGCAGGTACGAGGGCTTGGGGGTGGGAAGTTCAGCGTCCGTGGCAGAGTGGGCAGCACTCCAGAGGGCGAGATGATGGGGTATCCCACAGGGACTCCCCCCAGCATTGAGCCAGAAGACAGAcacccagggagagagggagtgctGTTTTGGGGTCTTGGGTTGGGAGCCCAGGTTAGGAGGACTTGGGGGCCAAGTGGGATCTCTTCTCACGCAGGGATTTTCTACATGTGTGCCTACCGGATGCATGAATGTCGGCGCCCGtctgctccccgctgagcccaatGTACCCCCAACTTCATCTGGAAGTTAAAATGGGGCCActgaaaaggagggggagggtctAGAGGCCTGAAGTCCTAGTTCCTTTGGGCAGGAGGGGGCTCAGTCCTGGACTCTGGGTGGGGGCCTCTGACTCCTGCGTCccaagggggaaggagggagaagggggcctGGTGGGAGGCAGTTGAGATGACCCAAGGCCCAGCCCACGAAGAGGGGGTGTTAGAGAAATGGGATCTCCAGTTAGAGCGACTTTTTGAGAGCCTAATAAAACTGATATGAAACTACTAAGGTGTGGTCCTTGAGGGGTTGGGGTGATGAGAAACAGGTGTGAGtggtggatggggtgggggtggttggaTTATTGCAGGCCAACCTGCTCAGTCTCCGTAGGGATGGGGACAGACATGAATCACACAGTCCCCACCCAGGGGTTAACTATGACCTCTAGGAAACAGATGTGTAGGTCCaattcttggtgtgtgtgtgtgtgtgtgtgttttcctaaTCCCACATCACCGagcaactcagttctgacactatctatGCAGAGGTAGTGTTAGATCCCACAAGTGGAGGACTCGGTCCTaaagactgccccccacccccacctcagatGCCATCACAAGTGCGGCTTCTCGCCTGGGCTTCTGGTCGACCAGCAGTAGATTGGAGGTTTCCATGACTCACtctttgggtttgattaatttgctagagcagctcacagaactcagagaaagattctacttactagatcaccagtttgctataaaaggatataactcaggaacagccagatggaagggaTGCAGAGGGCAAGGTGTGGGAAGAGGGCAAGGGGCTTCTGTGCCCTCTCCAGGGGGCCACTCTCCCCATTATGCATgcgttcaccaacctggaagctctctgaacccagtCTTTGTGGGTTTTCATGGTGGCTTCATTACACACAGGCATCCTTGAGTGCATCATCGGCCACTGGTGATTACTCAGtcttcagcccctccctccccaggttGGGGactgggactgaaagttccacacctggttggttcccctggcaacctgCCCTTACTCTCAAGTGCTTACCCTGGGCCCCCAGTTGCCTCATTAACGTAGCAAATACACCTTCAAGGCCCTCATCACCTATGAAATTCCAAGGCTTTTAGCAGCTTTGTGCCAGGAACAGCACAAAGaccaaagaccaaatatgtatttcttatgaaTCATAAGATCAGTGGGataatacaataaatgaaaagatcTGTGGAAAAAACCACCTCGCCGTCCACTCACATCGTCTCCAGTCAGCATTCCTaaccgcccctcccctccctggatgGGCCCCTCCAACTGGAAGCACCAGATCTCTGATCTGCACCCCCTCCTGACTCTTCACACACCATTCATGACCTTGACcttctcattcactcattcattactTCATTCAATAAGCTGTGCCCAATTGCCATGAGATTTACTGATATCtatcataaaataataagattatTTAGCAAGGCCTATTCTAATAATAAGAATATTAATTACAACCTACGCTAAAACTGTCATATTAATAGAGGCTTACTCCCTAGAAATATTTACTGGGGACTCCACAAATAACAATAATACCATATTTATAGAGGCTTCCTCTACTAACAATGGCAATTGAGGCCTTCTCTAATCGTAATTTATTGAGGTCTATTTAAGTAGACATATTTACTGAGGCTTCCTCCAGGAATCATATTTATAGGAGTTTATTCTAGCAATAATAATTATGTGGTAACTCCAGACTCATCTCCGATATCCACTTGAAAAGAAGAGGCATCTCAAATCTCCCGTGTCTTAGTCTCTCCCACATCCCACACCAACTCCTCCCATATCTCCCCATCTTGCCCCGTTGTCATTCAGCTGCTCCAGCCAAGAGTGTTGGGATCGTCCTCAGCTGCTTTGTTGCGTCCCACATCTGATTCATCAGTAAGTGCCGTTGGCTCCTACCTTAAAAATGTGtccaggaagaatgaagggggggaaatcggagggggagacgaaccatgagagacaatggactctgaaaaacaaactgagggttctagaggggaggggggtggggggatgggttagcctagtgatgggtattaaagagggcacgttctgcatggatcactgggtgttatgcacaaacaatgaatcatggaacactacatcagaaactaatgatgtaatgtatggtgattaacataacaataaaatttttttttaagattttatttatttatttgagacagagagaatgagagagagagagagagagcacatgagaagggggagggtcagagggagaagcaggctccctgccgagcagagagcccgatgcgggactcgatccagggactccaggatcatgacctgagccgaaggcagtcgcttaaccaactgagccacccaggcgcccaacaataaaaaattttttaaaatgtgcccaGAATTTGATTCCTTGCTCATCCAGTTACCACCCTGATCTTGTTTCACCGGGCTTACGGCCTCAGCCTTCTAACAGGCTCTGCCAgtgccccttccctccttctgctcccccgGCAGTCCATTCTCTACCCAGAGGGATTTTCGTTAAGGCATGATTCAAATCACGTCACCCCTCAGCTCTAAACCCCCCAGTGGCTCCCAGCTCCAATGAAAAGCTAGTCTATCAAGGTCATACAAGATGCCCCGTGTTCCAGATCCCCGCTAACTCTTTGACTcaatcctccctccctcactgcaGCTCAGGGGCCCCCAAGACCGCCTTCAGTTTCGACGGTTTGCTAGAAGGAATCACTGGAAAGCTGTTATGCTCATGGTTATAGATGATCATAGCAGAAAGGATACAGATGCAAATCAGCCAAGGGAAGAGGCTCGTAGGCAGCGTCCAGACCAGGTGTGAGCTTCCAGTtgtcctctcccagtggagtcacacGGACAGCGCTCACCGCGTCCACCAACAATGTGTGACGATCTGCACAGAGGACTGCCCGCTGGGGAAGTTCAGTCCAGCCTTGGCGTCCAGGGGTTTCACTGTCCAGGGTCTGAGGCAGTTCTGTAGGCATGGAGAAATCACATGGCTGAGCTCAGCTACTCAGTCTTCGGCCCCTTCAGGGGTCATCCTGACATGGCATGGCCCAGGGCCCCCGCCATAAACCACACAGACAGGACACACTATCTAGTGTGGCTCAAGGACCCCAGGTGTTCAAAGACACTTATCAGGCAGGACATGCCAAGGATTTAGAAGTtccttttcgggcgcctgggtggctcagtcgttaagcggctgcctttggctcaggtcatgatcccagggtcctgggatcgagtcccgcatcgggctccctgctcagcgggaagcctgcttctccctctcccactccccctgcttgtgttcctgctctcgctgtctctctctctgtcaaataaataaataaaatcttaaaaaacaaaaagttcctTTTCAGGGGACAGGCCACTCTAATCCTTTGTCAAGGTTAATGCTTGGCTTCTCACTTACTCTGCTCTGAGACTTGCCGGCCACCAGGCTGGCACAGGTGTGCGCTGCCCCCTCCCGGACGGCTCTTTCCAAATGTCTGTCAGGTTTTTGCCCCAAAGTTACCTTTTTCACCGAGATGCCACTGACTACCTTATCTGAAATCACAACGCACTTCCTctcccacttgtttgttttgcttttaaatattttaagtaatccttacacccaacatggggttcgaactcacgatcctgagatccagagtcgcatactccaccgactgagccagtcaggtgcccctcagctCACTATTCTTAGCTGATAGTTTCCATCTAacgttctttattttttttttacaccagaGTGGATACATGAAGCTACATTCTACTAGACAACAATTAGACTAAAAGATTTAGTACATTTTTATCATCATAATAGACTGCgttaaatattcttcttttttttttttttaaagattttatttatttatttgacagagagagacacagcgagagagggaacacagcagggggagtgggagagggagaagcaggcctcctgcggagcagggagtctgatgcggggctcgatcccaggaccctgggatcatgacctgagccgaaggcagccgcttaatgactgagccacccaggcgccccctgcgtTAAATATTATTAACAGAGTAGGCCTCAATAGAAATGAGGGTGCCTTCCATAATAACTGGTTATAAGCAGCATTCGCGTCTTTACCATAGTGTGTATAGTGTAGGTTCGGCGAGGGTGAGGGACTCACATGCTTTGCACACCGATATTCCCTCAGGGCGTGGCATAGTGCCTGACCTATATGAAGTGCTGGTTGAATCAAatgtttccaggggcgcctgggtggctcagtcggttaagggtcggactcttgattttggctcaggtcatgatctcggggtcgtgggatggagccccgcactgggctctgggctgagcgtggagcctgcttgggattctctctccctctccctccctgctcgtgctctctctggaGGTAAGGATGGGGTAGAGATTGcagatgggctctgtgctctggtACTCCCTTCACCACACACCCATGGCCCAGATTCCTGAAGCCTGTCCGCGGCTCTTCACTAGACCTACACGCACCACCATTTTTGTGTCGGTGTCCCTGCTGCTTATGACCTGAATCTGCCCCTGGGAGCCTGTCCTCGTGAGCATGTTCTCAGGAGTGGCCAGTTACCTCGGTGGTGAGGGTCTGGGTGAGAGATGGGGGCCGGCAAACCGGAGTCTCCAATAACGGAAGAGGCGCCGGCCTCTTGAGTCACTCTGGGTCTCCCCTTCACCAGCTGTGGTGGGACTGCTGGCTCAGGTCATCTTCGTGACAGAGGTCCTCTTCCAGGCCATTCCCCGATTCACAGAGGTCACATGTGCCTGCACC
Encoded proteins:
- the LIM2 gene encoding lens fiber membrane intrinsic protein; translation: MYSFMGGGLFCAWVGTILLVVATATDHWMQYRLSGSFAHQGLWRYCLGNKCYLQTESIAYWNATRAFMILSSLCATSGIIMGILAFAQQPTFTRLSRPFSAGIMFFASTFFVLLALAIYTGVTLSFLGRRFGDWRFSWSYILGWVALLMTFFAGIFYMCAYRMHECRRPSAPR